Proteins encoded in a region of the Elaeis guineensis isolate ETL-2024a chromosome 7, EG11, whole genome shotgun sequence genome:
- the LOC105049335 gene encoding large ribosomal subunit protein uL30w has product MVEGEAKAVIPESVLKKRKREEEWALAKKKALEAKKKKNRENRKLIFTRAQQYAKEYESQAKELIRLKREARLKGGFYVSPEPKLLFIIRIRGINAMHPKTRKILQLLRLRQIFNGVFLKVNKATINMLRRVEPYVTYGYPNLKSVRELIYKRGYGKLNKQRIPLTDNSIIEQGLGKYGIICIEDLVHEIMTVGPHFKEANNFLWPFKLKAPLSGLKKKRKHYVEGGDAGNREDYINELIRRMN; this is encoded by the exons ATGGTGGAGGGAGAGGCGAAGGCGGTGATCCCGGAGTCGGTgctgaagaagagaaagagggaggaggaGTGGGCGCTGGCGAAGAAGAAGGCGCTCgaggccaagaagaagaagaaccggGAAAACCGCAAGCTTATCTTCACCAGAGCGCAGCAATACGCCAAGGAGTACGAATCCCAG GCGAAGGAGCTCATCCGCCTGAAACGTGAGGCGAGGTTGAAGGGTGGGTTCTACGTCAGTCCCGAACCCAAGCTTCTCTTTATCATCCGAATCCGTGG TATCAATGCCATGCACCCGAAAACCCGAAAGATTTTGCAGCTCTTGAGGCTTAGGCAG ATATTTAACGGTGTGTTCTTGAAAGTTAACAAGGCTACGATTAACATGTTGCGCCGGGTCGAGCCATATGTGACATATGG GTACCCTAATTTGAAGAGTGTCAGGGAGTTGATATACAAGAGGGGATATGGGAAGTTGAACAAGCAGAGGATTCCTCTGACAGATAACTCAATCATAGAACAG GGCCTGGGGAAGTATGGGATTATCTGCATTGAGGATCTTGTTCATGAAATCATGACTGTGGGGCCACATTTCAAGGAAGCAAACAACTTCTTGTGGCCATTCAAGCTTAAGGCACCATTGAGTGgcctgaagaagaagaggaagcacTATGTTGAAGGAGGGGATGCAGGAAACCGCGAAGACTACATTAATGAGCTCATCAGAAGGATGAATTAG